From Antricoccus suffuscus, a single genomic window includes:
- a CDS encoding NAD(P)-dependent alcohol dehydrogenase, with product METTAAVLRSPDGAYTLETVTLRDIGPDEVLVRIVGAGMCHTDVLPRVPDFMAAPPIINGHEGAGIVEAVGADVNSVKVDDHVVLSFDSCGACENCNAGVPAYCDTFMVRNLSGQAVDGTSTATGADGKDIKSRWFGQSSFAHHAIARERNSVVVDKSLPLELMGPLGCGIQTGAGSILVALDVQPGTSVAVYGAGAVGLAAVMGAKVAGASTIIAVDLQDSRLELARELGATHVLRGDAPDLAEQITQISGGGAHYAFDSTGVPAVISTAIATTRMAGKCGLVGVQQGDVALDATSIGKTILNILEGSADPQKFIPQMVHLWQDGKFPFDKLIEKFPMSQINEAEKSSLSGGAIKPVLIPEA from the coding sequence GTGGAAACGACTGCCGCTGTTTTGAGGTCCCCGGATGGCGCATACACCTTGGAAACGGTGACTCTGCGCGACATCGGACCGGATGAGGTATTGGTGCGGATCGTCGGGGCAGGCATGTGCCACACCGACGTGCTGCCGCGCGTGCCGGACTTCATGGCCGCGCCGCCAATCATCAACGGACACGAGGGCGCCGGAATCGTCGAAGCCGTCGGCGCGGACGTTAACTCGGTCAAGGTCGACGACCACGTCGTGCTGTCCTTCGACTCGTGTGGAGCCTGCGAAAACTGCAATGCCGGCGTACCGGCGTACTGCGACACGTTCATGGTCCGCAACCTGTCCGGGCAGGCGGTCGATGGCACTTCGACCGCGACCGGCGCGGACGGCAAGGACATCAAGTCTCGCTGGTTCGGCCAGTCGTCGTTCGCCCATCACGCGATCGCCCGCGAACGCAACAGCGTGGTGGTCGACAAGTCGCTACCACTGGAGTTGATGGGTCCGCTCGGCTGCGGGATCCAGACCGGCGCGGGGTCGATCCTCGTGGCACTCGACGTCCAGCCTGGCACGTCGGTAGCGGTGTACGGCGCGGGCGCGGTCGGCTTAGCAGCCGTCATGGGCGCGAAGGTCGCGGGCGCGAGCACGATCATCGCGGTCGACCTTCAAGACTCACGGCTCGAGTTGGCGCGTGAACTCGGCGCGACCCACGTGCTGCGCGGCGACGCGCCCGATCTCGCAGAGCAGATCACCCAGATCTCTGGCGGCGGCGCGCACTACGCCTTCGACAGCACCGGCGTACCGGCCGTTATTTCGACGGCGATCGCGACGACCCGGATGGCGGGCAAGTGCGGGCTGGTCGGCGTACAGCAAGGCGACGTCGCGCTCGATGCGACGTCCATCGGCAAGACGATCCTCAACATCCTCGAGGGCAGCGCCGATCCGCAGAAGTTCATCCCGCAAATGGTGCATCTGTGGCAGGACGGGAAGTTTCCATTCGACAAGCTGATCGAGAAGTTTCCGATGTCGCAGATCAACGAGGCCGAGAAGTCGTCACTCAGTGGCGGCGCCATCAAACCGGTGCTGATTCCCGAGGCCTGA